A DNA window from Mariprofundus aestuarium contains the following coding sequences:
- the priA gene encoding replication restart helicase PriA: MGVIELSSSAVVLSDQNVAVEVAVFAPLPGSFTYLWPDSLGKPLSGIRVQVPFGKGTRFGLVLAVTTVTGDESSTFKSVGDRLDVEPLLDHSRLAWLERVGRYYLASPGELWSTSLGWALQDDLRRFRCSEPARLAAHPLLANLFATRAAVTLKTILKRAAESGSTSGVRYALSRAVETGLVQAVAAQPFLPAEGDKGSEFVATADQQRAINAIVSHLDTFKPYLLFGRTGSGKTEVYLNAAESVVANGGQVLVLVPEIGLTPMWLARLTARFKHVAIWHSALSGGDRLSVRQHLDQVDVLIGTRSALFLPLPKLAMIVVDEEHDGSFKQQEGMAYSARDMAVLLAQELNIPIVLGSATPSLESWSQVEAGRYERLDLPLRVASHDTPMRSEIVDMRGVDAPLSDPLLNAMRENLERGDQSILFLNRRGYAPALQCTACGDVPECPGCSIRLTLHRRAGQLRCHTCGFRRRVPKSCESCGEDAFLPLGEGTEKLEEWLKESIPELRFSRFDRDVITSHARLTDTLAAFESGELDCLIGTQMLVKGHDFPNVTLVGVVNADLGVSLPDFRAGERWWQQMTQVTGRAGRGHKPGQVIIQTRMPEADWLTRISEDDAIQTLGEELKLREMLHYPPYARWVRLVFLSTKIERATEVATLFTRHCENLEGVNVTGPMPCPMERLAGKYRIEVLLRDASRKLLPWKLQPLLTGMVPPRDVRIRVDVDPQDMM, encoded by the coding sequence ATGGGAGTGATCGAGCTGAGTAGTTCGGCTGTGGTGTTGTCCGATCAAAATGTTGCTGTCGAGGTTGCGGTGTTTGCACCACTTCCCGGGAGCTTTACCTATCTATGGCCGGACTCTCTTGGCAAACCTCTGAGCGGTATCCGTGTTCAGGTGCCATTTGGAAAGGGAACCCGCTTCGGTTTGGTTCTGGCTGTAACCACTGTTACTGGTGATGAAAGCTCAACGTTTAAATCTGTTGGCGATCGCCTTGATGTGGAGCCTCTGCTTGATCACTCTCGTCTGGCATGGCTGGAGCGGGTAGGGCGCTACTACCTCGCTTCACCCGGAGAGCTCTGGAGCACCTCGCTTGGCTGGGCACTTCAGGATGACCTGCGCCGTTTTCGCTGCAGTGAGCCTGCCCGGCTTGCTGCGCACCCTCTGCTTGCAAACCTGTTTGCTACCCGTGCAGCGGTCACGCTGAAAACTATTCTGAAACGTGCGGCAGAATCAGGCAGCACGTCAGGTGTGCGCTATGCTCTCTCCAGAGCGGTGGAGACAGGGTTGGTGCAGGCGGTTGCAGCGCAACCGTTTCTACCTGCAGAGGGGGATAAGGGATCTGAATTCGTCGCGACAGCAGATCAGCAACGTGCGATCAATGCGATTGTTTCTCACCTCGACACCTTCAAGCCCTACCTGCTTTTTGGACGTACCGGCTCGGGAAAAACAGAGGTCTATCTCAACGCTGCCGAATCGGTGGTGGCAAACGGTGGCCAGGTGCTGGTGCTGGTTCCGGAAATCGGACTTACACCGATGTGGCTTGCCCGTCTGACTGCGCGCTTTAAGCATGTGGCGATCTGGCACTCGGCCTTGAGTGGTGGGGATCGCTTGTCGGTGCGTCAGCATCTGGATCAGGTCGATGTGCTGATCGGTACCCGCTCTGCTCTGTTTCTGCCGCTACCCAAGCTTGCCATGATCGTGGTTGATGAGGAGCACGATGGTAGTTTTAAACAGCAGGAGGGGATGGCCTATTCGGCGCGTGATATGGCTGTGCTGTTGGCTCAGGAGCTGAATATCCCCATTGTGCTTGGTTCGGCGACGCCAAGCCTTGAGAGCTGGAGTCAGGTTGAGGCGGGGCGGTATGAGCGTCTTGATCTGCCACTGCGGGTGGCCTCCCATGACACACCCATGCGTAGCGAAATTGTCGATATGCGCGGGGTTGATGCGCCACTCTCCGATCCGCTTCTGAATGCCATGCGCGAAAATCTTGAGCGGGGTGACCAGTCGATCCTCTTCCTGAATCGGCGTGGTTATGCCCCTGCATTGCAGTGCACGGCCTGCGGCGATGTGCCGGAGTGCCCCGGCTGTTCGATTCGATTGACCCTGCACCGCCGGGCAGGCCAGTTGCGCTGCCACACCTGCGGTTTCCGGCGTCGTGTACCAAAAAGCTGCGAGTCGTGCGGTGAGGATGCCTTTCTGCCGCTTGGCGAAGGAACCGAGAAGCTGGAGGAGTGGCTCAAGGAGTCGATTCCCGAGCTACGCTTCTCCCGCTTCGATCGCGATGTGATCACCAGTCATGCTCGTCTTACCGATACGCTTGCGGCATTTGAGAGTGGAGAGCTCGACTGCCTGATTGGTACCCAGATGCTGGTGAAGGGGCACGACTTTCCCAATGTGACGCTGGTTGGTGTGGTTAATGCCGACCTCGGCGTCAGCCTGCCCGATTTCAGGGCGGGGGAGCGCTGGTGGCAGCAGATGACGCAGGTGACAGGCAGGGCGGGCCGTGGTCATAAGCCGGGACAAGTGATTATTCAGACACGCATGCCTGAGGCTGACTGGCTAACGCGCATCTCTGAAGATGATGCGATCCAAACACTTGGTGAAGAGTTGAAGCTGCGAGAGATGCTGCACTACCCGCCCTATGCCCGCTGGGTGCGGCTGGTCTTCTTATCTACAAAGATTGAAAGGGCAACCGAGGTGGCCACACTCTTCACCCGCCACTGCGAAAACCTTGAAGGGGTCAATGTCACAGGCCCCATGCCTTGTCCGATGGAAAGGCTGGCCGGCAAGTATCGCATAGAGGTGCTGCTGCGCGATGCCTCTCGAAAACTTTTGCCATGGAAACTGCAGCCGCTGCTCACAGGCATGGTTCCACCGCGAGATGTGCGCATAAGAGTGGATGTTGACCCCCAAGACATGATGTGA
- the uvrA gene encoding excinuclease ABC subunit UvrA → MSEKMIRVQGARVHNLKNVSLDIPRDKLVVITGVSGSGKSSLAFDTLYAEGQRRYVESLSSYARQFLGMMERPDVDAIEGLSPAISIEQKTTSRNPRSTVGTITEVYDYLRLLFARIGQPYCHGCGKPITSQPASVIIDQLEKLEEGAKVQLLAPIARGKKGEFRKELEKAGKDGFVRVRIDGEVMGLDDLPVLAKNIKHNIELVVDRLVIRDGIRTRLADSVETALRYGEGMMIALIGKDEQLFSERFACPDCNISYPDIEPRLFSFNSPVGACPACDGLGSKTVFDPELVVPDGSLSVEDGAIEPWAGRETFMYRQTLEAVASHVGGDMDSPFNELSEAARKVFLYGSGREKIQFIYETPGQNRTVERPFEGVIPNLERRYRESSSDDVREALSKYIDTIDCPSCAGTRLIRSARHVRINDKSLPEVVAMPLREGVAWINGLKLSDQQLAIADKVLEEISSRLGFMIEVGLDYLSLERTAGTLSGGEAQRIRLATQIGSALVGVFYILDEPSIGLHQRDNDRLLGTLRRLRDLGNSVLVVEHDEDAIRSADWVIDMGPLAGEHGGEVVAQGKLKDILKANTLTSDYLSGRKRIEVPNRRKVLKNHTMIGVEGACEHNLQQVTARFPLSRFSCVTGVSGSGKSTLTNDTLFRGFARAKGLKTERVGSHTKLIGAENIDKIIDIDQSPIGRTPRSNPATYTAIFTPIRELFAHVPESRARGYKPGRFSFNVKGGRCEACQGDGIIKVEMHFLPDVYVHCETCQGKRYNRETLDIRYKGKTIDEVLHMTVEEALEFFAAIPALKNRLTTLQQVGLGYIQLGQSATTLSGGEAQRVKLSKELARKATGDTLYILDEPTTGLHFHDVAKLLDVLHALVDRGNTVIVIEHNLDVIKTADWIVDMGPEGGDKGGTVVISGSPEQVAACEASHTGHYLKSSL, encoded by the coding sequence ATGAGTGAGAAGATGATCCGTGTGCAGGGTGCGCGGGTGCATAACCTTAAAAATGTCAGTCTGGATATTCCGCGCGATAAGCTGGTGGTAATCACCGGTGTGTCCGGTTCCGGCAAGTCGTCGCTTGCTTTTGATACCCTCTATGCCGAAGGCCAAAGGCGATATGTCGAGTCACTCTCATCCTATGCGCGCCAGTTCCTTGGCATGATGGAACGTCCCGATGTCGATGCCATCGAGGGGCTTTCTCCGGCCATCTCAATTGAGCAGAAGACAACCAGCCGTAATCCGCGCTCCACGGTTGGCACAATTACCGAGGTGTACGACTACCTGCGACTGCTTTTTGCCCGCATCGGTCAACCCTACTGCCATGGCTGCGGCAAACCGATCACCTCCCAACCGGCCAGTGTTATTATCGATCAGCTGGAAAAGCTGGAGGAGGGGGCGAAGGTTCAGCTGCTTGCTCCGATTGCACGCGGCAAAAAGGGCGAGTTTCGCAAGGAACTGGAGAAGGCCGGAAAAGACGGCTTTGTGCGTGTGCGCATCGATGGCGAGGTGATGGGGCTAGATGATCTCCCTGTACTTGCGAAAAACATCAAACATAACATTGAACTGGTCGTCGACCGGCTGGTGATCCGCGATGGTATCCGCACCCGGCTTGCCGATTCGGTGGAGACTGCACTGCGTTACGGTGAAGGTATGATGATTGCACTGATTGGCAAGGATGAGCAACTCTTCTCCGAACGCTTTGCCTGCCCCGATTGCAATATCTCATATCCTGATATTGAACCGCGGCTGTTCTCCTTCAACTCACCTGTGGGAGCCTGCCCCGCCTGCGACGGGCTGGGTAGCAAGACGGTGTTCGATCCAGAACTTGTGGTTCCGGATGGTTCACTCTCGGTGGAGGATGGGGCTATTGAGCCCTGGGCAGGGCGGGAGACATTCATGTATCGGCAGACGCTGGAGGCGGTCGCAAGCCATGTCGGTGGTGATATGGACTCACCGTTCAACGAACTTAGCGAAGCGGCCAGAAAGGTGTTCCTCTATGGCAGTGGCCGGGAGAAAATCCAATTCATTTACGAAACGCCGGGCCAGAATCGCACGGTTGAGCGCCCCTTCGAAGGGGTGATCCCCAACCTTGAACGGCGCTATCGTGAATCATCTTCTGATGATGTGCGCGAGGCATTGTCCAAATATATCGACACCATCGATTGCCCAAGCTGCGCCGGAACGCGACTGATCAGGTCGGCACGCCATGTGCGCATCAACGATAAAAGCCTGCCAGAGGTTGTTGCCATGCCGCTGCGTGAAGGGGTGGCATGGATCAATGGTTTGAAACTCTCCGATCAGCAGCTGGCCATTGCCGATAAGGTGCTGGAGGAGATCTCCTCGCGACTTGGCTTTATGATCGAGGTGGGACTTGATTACCTTAGTCTGGAACGTACAGCGGGAACCCTCTCTGGCGGCGAAGCACAGCGGATCCGACTTGCCACCCAGATCGGCTCAGCCCTTGTGGGTGTTTTCTATATCCTTGATGAGCCCTCTATCGGCCTGCACCAGAGGGATAACGATCGCCTTCTGGGGACACTCAGGCGTTTGCGTGATCTTGGTAATTCGGTGCTTGTTGTTGAACATGATGAGGATGCAATTCGCAGTGCTGACTGGGTGATCGATATGGGGCCTCTGGCTGGCGAACACGGTGGTGAGGTGGTTGCGCAGGGTAAGCTGAAGGATATCCTCAAAGCGAATACGCTCACCTCTGATTATCTCTCCGGACGTAAAAGGATCGAGGTCCCGAACCGCCGCAAGGTACTGAAAAATCACACCATGATCGGTGTTGAGGGGGCATGCGAGCATAACCTGCAGCAGGTTACGGCCCGGTTTCCGCTCTCCCGCTTCTCCTGCGTTACCGGCGTGTCGGGCTCTGGTAAATCGACATTGACCAACGATACGCTTTTTCGCGGTTTTGCCCGTGCCAAAGGGTTGAAAACCGAGCGGGTTGGAAGCCACACGAAGTTAATCGGTGCAGAGAATATTGATAAAATTATCGATATTGACCAGAGCCCGATCGGCCGCACGCCGCGTTCCAATCCGGCTACCTACACCGCTATTTTTACCCCCATCCGTGAACTCTTCGCGCATGTGCCTGAATCACGGGCACGAGGCTATAAACCGGGTCGTTTCTCCTTCAATGTGAAGGGAGGAAGATGCGAGGCGTGTCAGGGTGACGGCATCATCAAGGTGGAGATGCACTTCCTGCCTGATGTCTATGTGCACTGCGAGACGTGTCAGGGTAAGCGCTATAACCGTGAAACGCTCGATATCCGCTATAAGGGCAAGACGATTGATGAAGTGCTGCACATGACAGTGGAAGAGGCGCTGGAGTTTTTCGCAGCTATTCCGGCGCTGAAAAACCGGCTGACAACACTGCAACAGGTGGGGCTGGGTTATATCCAGTTGGGGCAGTCGGCCACCACGCTCTCCGGTGGTGAGGCGCAGCGCGTTAAACTCTCCAAGGAGCTGGCTCGCAAGGCGACCGGTGACACCCTCTACATCCTGGATGAACCGACCACAGGTCTGCATTTCCACGATGTTGCCAAGCTGTTGGATGTGCTGCATGCACTGGTGGATCGCGGCAATACGGTGATTGTAATTGAGCACAATCTTGATGTGATCAAAACAGCAGACTGGATTGTCGATATGGGACCCGAAGGTGGCGACAAAGGCGGCACAGTCGT
- a CDS encoding CPBP family intramembrane glutamic endopeptidase yields MRKGFMKCIKDVTAVRKSWGELPLKFALSMVLGVVVCEMAAGALLAGVELQTQLLILRLVELIVIGLLINYFKMGDNLGLGRPDAEGVRVFAVLAAVTLVLFVILLLVFWLLDYALLAHLAAPPWLAGLAGLLLMVLLAPVVEELLFRGLIFRLLRRSFGMLLSVLLSAGCFALMHGQPELPQIFGGIVFALAYEWSRNLWVAVALHASANAAALLFVLF; encoded by the coding sequence ATGAGAAAAGGTTTCATGAAGTGTATTAAGGACGTAACCGCTGTTCGAAAATCGTGGGGTGAGCTGCCGCTGAAGTTTGCGCTGAGCATGGTGCTGGGTGTTGTGGTCTGTGAAATGGCTGCAGGGGCTTTGCTGGCTGGCGTTGAGTTGCAGACACAGCTGCTGATTCTGCGTCTGGTCGAACTGATTGTGATCGGACTGCTTATTAACTATTTCAAGATGGGGGATAACCTCGGGCTGGGTAGGCCGGATGCTGAAGGAGTGCGGGTATTTGCGGTGCTGGCTGCAGTCACGCTGGTTCTGTTCGTGATCCTGCTGCTGGTTTTCTGGTTACTGGACTACGCACTGCTTGCGCATCTTGCCGCTCCACCATGGCTTGCTGGTCTGGCCGGGCTTCTGCTTATGGTGCTGCTGGCACCGGTGGTGGAGGAGCTTCTATTCCGTGGTCTGATCTTCCGCCTGCTGCGCCGATCTTTCGGTATGCTTTTGTCCGTGTTGTTAAGTGCAGGCTGTTTTGCCCTGATGCATGGTCAGCCGGAGCTGCCACAAATCTTCGGCGGTATTGTTTTTGCACTGGCCTACGAGTGGAGTCGTAACCTTTGGGTTGCAGTTGCCCTGCATGCCAGCGCTAATGCTGCAGCTCTTCTTTTTGTACTATTTTAG